From Xenopus laevis strain J_2021 chromosome 7L, Xenopus_laevis_v10.1, whole genome shotgun sequence, one genomic window encodes:
- the hes5.4.L gene encoding transcription factor HES-5 — protein sequence MASTHVALDCSMENPKAKTSLRQIRKPVVEKMRRDRINSSIKQLRMLLEKEFQRHQPNSKLEKADILEMTVNYLKDRQLQMNADAFARKSPFQDYKQGYSRCLEETLQFLSQTEMQKQANWKLMQHFNRNVPADSDLPQGAPSLKHSSSNTSEIIWRPW from the exons ATGGCTTCTACCCACGTTGCCCTGGACTGCAGCATGGAGAACCCAAAAGCAAAAACTTCCCTTAGG CAAATAAGAAAGCCGGTGGTGGAGAAGATGAGACGGGACCGGATAAACAGCAGCATCAAGCAGCTCCGAATGTTGCTGGAGAAGGAGTTTCAGAGGCACCAGCCAAACTCTAAACTGGAAAAAGCAGACATCCTAGAGATGACAGTCAACTACCTGAAAGATCGTCAGCTCCAGATGAATG CAGATGCATTTGCCCGGAAAAGCCCATTCCAAGATTATAAACAAGGCTACAGCAGGTGTCTAGAAGAGACTCTTCAATTCCTGTCTCAAACAGAAATGCAAAAACAGGCAAACTGGAAACTGATGCAGCATTTTAATAGAAATGTTCCAGCTGACAGTGATTTGCCCCAAGGTGCCCCAAGCCTCAAACACTCCTCATCCAACACATCAGAAATAATCTGGAGGCCGTGGTAA